In the Brevundimonas sp. MF30-B genome, CAAGGCCTGCGCTCGGCCACGTCCAACACCCTGTTCAGCGGCCAGGAGTTCGCCCTGATCTACGACACAGTGCACGCCGGACGGAAGGCGGAGCGCGCCGCGCTCAAGGCCGGCATCGACGAGGGCCATTTCGACGGATGGACGCTGGAAGGGGTGCTGGCGGTCATCAATGCGTACGACGTCCAGTGCGGGATCAACTACGCCGCCCAGATCATCCGCCAGCAGATGGCCCGCAGCTCCACGCCGCCGCCCCCTTCCGTCCTGACGCCGGCCCCGACTTCTAATCCGCAACCGGCAGACTCGGCTCCTTAGCGTGGCGCCGCCGCTGAATCATCACGTGGGTCTGCAGCCGGTGCAAGACGCCACGACGCGCCTCCCCCGCTGACCCCTGTCGCTCTGCCGGAGCGGACTAGGACGTTTGCATCGGACGGCGTCGCACGCGCGAGACCCTGACCGAAATCTGAGCACTGGGAAGCCGCATGCCCGCATCAGGTGCATTTAGCGCGCCCGGGCAACAGAGGCTGGGCGCTTTCGAACGCGTAGGCGTCTCAAGATGAGCCAGACGCCAATTACGCTGCAGATCGATGGTTAACTTAAGGTTGATCCTCGAAGCACTGACGTCACGTGCCGGTGAAGCCGCAGAGATTGGAGGAACGACGGCCTACGCCTTCCGATTGCATTCGAGGGAAAGGAGATCGTCATGATCCAATCAACTCGAAAGTTTTCCAGAACAGTCCTGGTCCTCGGCGCCGCCTCGGCGATGCTGATGACCGCCGCGTGCAACGGCGCGCGCACCTACAGCTTCACGGGCGGCGGCGGTTATGACGGTGGCGCCGGCGGGCCCGGCGGCGGCGGCGGCGGCGGTGGCGGTGGCGGATCGGGCGGCGGTGGAACCGGAGGTGGTGGAGGAGGAGGAGGAGGCGGCGGCGGCGGGGCTGGGGGCAGCGGCGGAAGCGCCGGGCCGGTCGGCGAACTGGCGTCCCGAGCCGGCCTTGACGACCTGCTCGACCCCATCGGTCGAGTGACGGTGGGCGACAAGACGTTGCTGGGATCGTCCGACAGCGACGCCGCCGGCCCGCTGGGCGTTGGCGTGCTCTCGCCGGCGGCCGCCCGCGGCGACGTCGCAGCGATCAACGTCGGGTCCGGAGGCGACCTCCTGAACGTCCAGACAGGCACGCCCAACCACCCTGCGGAAACAGCGCAGGGGCCTGCCGACAGCCTGATCGGACTGAACCTGGGCGGGCGGCAGGTGCTCGGAGCGGGGAGCAGTCCCGCGCTGGGCGTCGGCGTGCTGGCGACCGAGAGCGCGACTGGGACGGCCGGCGCCGTGAATCTGCTGTCGAACGGACAGCCCGCCGGCGTGACGGTCGCGGCGCCCGGCGGCCAGGGCCCAGGCGTCGTCCAGGGCGTCGTGGGCGGCGTGACCCAAACGGTCGGCGGCGCTCTTGGAGGTCAGCAAGGGGGCGTATCCGGCGGACTGGGCGCCGGCCTCGGCGGGGCTGTCGGCCATGTGGTGGGCGGCGCGGTCGGCGTGGGCGCAGGCGGATCCGTTACGCCGCCCTCCGGCGGTTCGACCAGCGGCGGCCTGCTCGGCGGCCTGCTGGGCGGCAAACGGCCTTGATGGAGACAGGCGGAACGGTTCTCGAAAAGCCGTTCCGCCGCTGCCATTCATGAGAACCTTCGCCGCCCTCGCCTTCGCCCTCGCCTGCATCGCGCCGAGCGGGACTGTGTCCGCATCGACCTCAGCCGCGCCTCAGGCTCGGCCCGGTCAGGAGGGGCTTCTCATCGATCGAGACAGACCGGACCGACGTCCCGCCGATGTGGCGGCCCAGACCCGGGGTCCGGACATCCCCGCCGCCGCCCAAACCGTCGAGCCGTTCGTCTTGCGGGCCGTGTCGATTGAAGGATCGCGGCTGGAGGCGGGAAGGCTGGAAGCGGCTGTGACCCCGTTCATTGGCCAGACGCTGACGGCCGACAGCCTCGCCCGGCTGCGCGCAGCGGTTGCCCAGGCCTACGCCGGATCACCCTGGGCGCTGCCCATCATCACCGTCGACGGGAGCGAGGCGGAGCGCGGGGTGCTGAAGATCACGGCGCTGGAAGGCCGGATCGATCGGATAGCCATCACGGGCGACACCGAGGGCGACGTGGATCTGGTGCGTCGCTACGCGGCGGCGCTGGCCGCCGAACATCCATTGAGCCGGCGAAGGGCCGAGCGCTATTTCTCTCTCATCGGCGACATTCCGGGTCTGAAAACCACCACGCGCGCGGTCCAAGGCCGCAGCCCAGAGACCATCGACCTCGGGCTGGAGATCGAGCGAACGCCCTGGGAAATCGGCCTCGGTCTGGACAACCGCGGGTCGCGCACCTTGGGCCGGACGCAGCTGGTCGGCTCGGTGGTCCGCAACGGCTGGCTGACGATGGGAGATCAGACGCGGATGACGGCGGTCGCTCCGGTCGAGGTGGAGCGCTTCCAATATGCGGCCGTGTCTCACCGTCGCCCGATGGGACACGACGGAGCCGCCGTCACCGGCTCCCTGGGCTACCTGCGCACCCGTCCGCCAGGCGGGGTCGAAGGCGACGCCCTGAGCGGGGGGATCGTTGTCAGCTGGCCCGCGATTAGAGGCTATCGAGACAATCTCGTCGTCAGCGCCGGGCTGGACGGCGTGAACAGCGACAGCGCCGTCTTCGGCGAGCGGATCGCCGATGAACGCACGCGGGTCCTACGGGCCTCGGCGGCGTGGAGCCGCGCCACGCCCCGCCTGACCGCCGGCGCGAGCCTGACCCTGAGCCAGGGGGTTGACGGCCTGGGAGCGAGGGGCCTGCCTGGCCTGACCGACCTGGACTTCGCGAAACTCAACGCCCGCGTCGAGGCCGTCCGCGCCGTGGGCGACAGCCTGCGGCTGACGGGCGCCGTCAGCGCGCAGTACAGCCCCGACGCAGCTCCGGCGTCGGAGCAGTTCGCTTTGGGCGGCGCAGAGTTCGGACGAGGTTTTCCGAGCGCCTTGGCCACCGGCGATTCCGGGTGGGGAGCGCGGGCGGAGGCGGCTTTCAGGCCCCGCGCCGTCGGCGGCTTGCTGGCCGGAAGCGAGATCTACGTCTTCGGCG is a window encoding:
- a CDS encoding ShlB/FhaC/HecB family hemolysin secretion/activation protein; its protein translation is MRTFAALAFALACIAPSGTVSASTSAAPQARPGQEGLLIDRDRPDRRPADVAAQTRGPDIPAAAQTVEPFVLRAVSIEGSRLEAGRLEAAVTPFIGQTLTADSLARLRAAVAQAYAGSPWALPIITVDGSEAERGVLKITALEGRIDRIAITGDTEGDVDLVRRYAAALAAEHPLSRRRAERYFSLIGDIPGLKTTTRAVQGRSPETIDLGLEIERTPWEIGLGLDNRGSRTLGRTQLVGSVVRNGWLTMGDQTRMTAVAPVEVERFQYAAVSHRRPMGHDGAAVTGSLGYLRTRPPGGVEGDALSGGIVVSWPAIRGYRDNLVVSAGLDGVNSDSAVFGERIADERTRVLRASAAWSRATPRLTAGASLTLSQGVDGLGARGLPGLTDLDFAKLNARVEAVRAVGDSLRLTGAVSAQYSPDAAPASEQFALGGAEFGRGFPSALATGDSGWGARAEAAFRPRAVGGLLAGSEIYVFGDGGQTRINPRPGLAHGRLKLASAGAGARVALGRRSQIEVEAAKALTDPRPDADDWRFNFGVSTRF